GGGGCGCCGCGACGAGGAGCTGCTGCACCCGGAGTGGGCGGCGAGCCGCACCGAGCACGACCTGACCGCGCTGAACTGGACAGGGCCCTACGAGAGCGAAGGCTGGGTGCTCTACCCGGATGGTCGGCGGGCGGTGTTCGACACCCTGCGCACCACCTTCCACGACGAGCGCGGCCAGTTGCTGGGGCTGGTCGGGGTCAGCCGCGACATCACCGTGCGCAAGCAGACCGAGGCCGAGCTGGCACGGGCCAAGGAGCTGGCCGAGGAGGCGGCGCGGCTGAAGTCGGACTTCCTGGCCAACATGAGCCACGAGATCCGCACGCCGATGAACGCCATCATCGGCATGTCGCACCTGGCCCTTAAGACCGAGCTCAACCCGCGCCAGCGCGACTACCTGGGCAAGATCCAGCAGGCCGGCCAGCACCTGCTGGGGATCATCAACGACATCCTCGACTTCTCCAAGATCGAGGCCGGCAAGCTGAGCATCGAACGCATCGACTTCGACCTGCAGCAGGTGCTGGAGAACCTCTCCAACCTGATCGGCGACAAGGTGGCGAGCAAGGGCCTGGAGCTGGTGTTCAACCTCGACCCCGAACTGCCGCTGCAGCTGGTGGGCGACCCGCTGCGCCTCGGGCAGATCCTGATCAACTACGCCAACAACGCGGTGAAGTTCACCGAGCAGGGCGAGGTCGAGGTGATCCTGCGCGCCGAGCAGCGCAGCGCCGAGCAGGTGCAGCTGTACCTGGCGGTGCGCGACACCGGCATCGGCATGAGCGCCGAGCAGATGAGCCGGATGTTCGAGTCGTTCCAGCAGGCCGACAGCTCGACCACCCGCAAGTACGGCGGTACCGGCCTCGGCCTGGCCATCTGCAAGAGCCTGGCCGAGGCCATGGGCGGCAGCGTCGGGGTGGACAGCGAACTGGGCCGCGGCAGCCTGTTCTGGTGCCGGCTGCCACTGGGCATCGCCGGCGAACAGGGCCAGCGCCTGCTGGCCCAGGCCGATCTGCGCGGGCGCCGGGTACTGGTGGCGGACGACAACGACAGCGCGCGCCAGGTGCTGCGCGAGATGCTCGGCAGCATGAGCTTTGAGGTCGAGGCGGTGGACTCCGGCAAGGCCGCCCTGCAGCAGCTGCAGGAGGCCGCGCAGCGCGGCGCCCCCTACGAGCTGCTGATCCTGGACTGGCAGATGCCCGGCATGGATGGCCTGGAAACGGCGCGGCGGGTGGCCGAGCTGGGCCTGCAGCCGGCGCCGCACCTGCTGATGGCCACTGCCTACGGGCGCGAGGAAGTGCTGGTCGGCGCGCCGCGGGTGGGCATCGAGGAGGTGCTGCTCAAGCCGCTCAACCCGTCGCTGCTGTTCGATGCGGTGATCCGCAGCCTGGGCGGCGAGGGCCAGCTGCAGCGCTACGGGCGTCTGCCGGCGGGCGATGCGCTGCCCAACTTCGGCGGCCAGCGCGTGCTGCTGGTGGAGGACAACGAGCTGAACCGCGAAGTGGCCTGCGGCCTGTTGCAGGAAAGCGGCCTGCTGATCGACCAGGCCGAGCATGGCGGCATTGCCCTCGAACTGTTGCGCAGCCAGGTCGTGGATCACTATGCCGCGGTGTTGATGGACATGCAGATGCCGGTGCTGGACGGCATCGCCGCGACCCTGGCGATCCGCGCCGAACCGCGCTTTGCCGAGCTGCCGATCATCGCCATGACTGCCAATGCCATGCCGGCCGACCGGGAGCGCTGCCTGGCGGCGGGGATGAACGATCACCTGAGCAAACCCATAGATCCGGCCGAACTGTGGCAGACCCTGGAGCGCTGGCTGGCGGCCAGCGCGCAGCCCCTGGCGCCGCTGCCGGCAGCGCAGCCGGCGCTGGCCTGGAACCTGCCGGGGGTGGATGTGGCCAGCGGCCTGCGCCGAGTGCTGGGCAAGCCGGAGCTGTACCAGCGGCTGCTCGGCAAGTTCGCCGCCAGCCAGGCCGATTTCCCCACCCAGCTGCGCGCAGCCCTGGCCGGCGGCAGCCTGGAGAGCGCCGAACGCCTGGCCCATAGCCTCAAGGGGCTGGCCGGCAACCTCGGTGCCAACGACCTGGCGACCCAGGCGGCGGCCCTGGAAAGCGCGATCAAGGACGCCCGGCATGACGAACTGGCGGCGTTGCTCGGCGAGCTGGAGGCCACTCTGGCGCGCCTGCTGGCAGCCATCGCCGCGCAGTTCCCGGCGCACGCCGAGGCGGCTGTCGGTGCGCTCGACGAGGCGCAGCTGCAGCCGCTGTGCCGGCAGCTTGCCCAGCTGTTCGAGGAGGACGATCCGCGCGCCGGAAAACTCTTCGACGAACAAGCCGAACTGCTGCGCAGCGCCTTTACTGATGACTATGCAAAGCTGGCCGCGGCAGTCCGCGGTTTCGATTTCGAGCGCGCTCTGGAACTGCTGCGGCAGGCGGCGACGCGCCGGCAACTGACATTCTGACGGGGGTAGGCAATGGACGGGATACTCGATCGGGCGGATCAGCCGCTGATCCTGGTGGTGGACGACACCCCGGAGAACCTCGAGCTGATGAGCGCGCTGCTGATGGATCACTACCGGGTCAAGGTCGCCAGCAGCGGGGTCAAGGCGCTGCGCATCGCCGCCGGCAGCCAGCCGCCGGATCTGATCCTGCTCGACATCATGATGCCGGAGATGGACGGCTACGAGGTTTGCCGCCTGCTCAAGGTCAACCCGGCCACGGCGGATATCCCGGTGGTGTTCCTTACGGCCAAGACCGAGGTGGCCGACGAGCAGCAGGGCTTCGACCTCGGCGCGGTCGACTACATCACCAAGCCGATCAGCCCGCCGATCGTCCTCGCCCGTGTGCATGCGCAACTGCAGCTCAAGGCCAGCGCGGACTTCCTGCGCGACAAGAGCGAATACCTGGAGCTGGAAGTGCGCCGTCGCACCCGCGATATCCAGCGCCTGCAGGAAGTGACCATCGAGGCCATGGCCAGCCTGGCGGCCATGCGCGACAACCCCTGCAGTCGCCACCTGGCGCGCGTCGAGCCGTACATGACCGCCCTGGCCAAGGCATTGGCCTACCAGCAGCCGGATCTCGCTGCCGAGCTGGGCGCCGAGCGCTGCGCCCAGCTCGGCAAGTCGGCGCTGCTGCACGGCATCGGCAAGCTGGTGCTGCCCGATCGCATCCTGCTCAGCCCGGTACCGCTGCAGGGGGCCGACCTGCAGCTGCTGCACCGGCATGCCGAGGCCGGGCGCGACGCGCTGCTGGCCGCCGAGGCCAAGCTGGGCAACAGCACCGACTTCCTGCGCGATGCCCGCGACATCGTCTACAGCCAGCACGAGCACTGGGATGGCAGCGGCTATCCCGAGGGCCTGCGCGGTGAGCAGATTCCCCTGGCGGCACGGCTGATGGCCCTGGTCGGCTGCTACGAGGAGCTGACCAGCCGCCATCCCTACCGCCAGCCGGTGAACCACCCCGAGGCGCTGGCGCAGATCAGCGCGGCCAGTGGCACGCGCTTCGATCCGTCGGTGGTGCTGGCCTTCATCGAGGTCGAGCAGGACTTTGCCGGCATCGCCATGCGCCTGGCCGACGATGCCGCCTCGATCAACTGCGAGCTGCAGCGCCTGGACGACTCGCTGGGCGAGAGCATCGAGCTGACCCTGCCGCCCAGTTGAGCAACGTGCCTGGCGCTCAGGCGCCAGGTTGCCAGTCCAGCGTCAGCGCTTCCTGCCAGGCGACGCGCTCGAAGTGGCTGGCCACCACACCCTGCAATCTTTCCAGGTCTTCGCGGGCGGCGCTTTCCACACGCAGGGTCAGGCCCTGGGCGTCGGCCTGCAGCAGGGCAACGCCGGCGGAGAACTCGATGCGGCCCTGCTGCTCGTCGAAGCTTACCGGCAGCTTGTGGGCGAAGTGTTTGCACAGGCGGCTGATGTAGCGCGCCGGGGTGTCGGTATTGACGTGGGCTGACGTGGTGAAGGTGGTCATGGAGGCTCCAGAAGTGGGGCGCCGCTGCCCGCCATGGGCACGCGGCGCTGGGGTTCAGTAGGCGGCGGTGAAGCGCTGGCGGATGTGTTGCGGCTGCTCGGTTTCGTCGAGCAGGGCGACGGCCAGGTCGGCCACCGAAATGTGCGCCGGGGCGGCGCCATCCATCAGCAGCTGCTCGCCGCCGAGGCGGAACTGGCCGGTGCGCGGGCCAGGCTGCAGCAGGGCGGCGGGGGAGAGGAAGGTCCACTCCAGCTCCTGCTCGTCACGCAGCTGGTTGAGCGCCTGGCGCGCGCCTTCGGCGCCTTCCTTGTAGGCGGCCGGGAAGTCCGGCGTGTCGATCAGCTGCAGGCCGGGGGCGACGAACAGGCTGCCGGCACCGCCGACCACCAGCAGGCGCTTGATCCCGGCGGCCTTGGTGGCGGCGACTATGGCCTGGCTGCCGGCGATGAACTGGGCGCGGATGTCGGCCTGATCCCAGCCGGGGTTGAAGGCGCTGAGCACGGCATCGTGGCCGCGCAGCTGGACGGCGAGGGCGGCTTCGTCGCGCACGTCGGCGGCGACGGCCGTGAGCCGCTCATGTTGCGGCAGTTTCTGCGGCTGGCGCACCAGGGCGGTGACCTGGTGGCCGCGGTTGAGGGCTTCTTCGAGCAGGGCGGCACCGACGTAACCGGTGGCGCCGATCAGGGCGATTTTCATGGGGCTGATCCTGGGTGAGTGAAAGTGGGTAAATAATCACCGCTGGATAAACCCGGGAAAAAGAGGCTTAAATGCCTTGAACAATTAAGCAAGGCTTAATAATGGAGCAGCTCAAGCGCATGGCGCTGTTCGCCACCGTGGTCGACAAGGGCAGCATGGTCGGCGCGGCCGAGGCCCTCGGCATGAGCCCTTCGGCGGTCAGCCAGCAGATCGGCAAGCTGGAGCAGGTCACCCAGGTCAGCCTGCTGCACCGCACCACTCGCAAGCTGACCCTGACCGAGGCCGGCGCCAGCTTCTACCAGAGCTGCAAGCAGATCGTCGAACTGGCCGAGCAGGCCGAACAGCGTCTGGCCGAGCTGCGCGATGCGCCGGTGGGTGAGCTGCGCATCGCCGCACCGGTGGGCTTCTCCGGGCCATTGCTCACCGATGCCCTGGCACCCTTGCTGCGCGCCCATCCGGGCCTCAGCCTGCGCCTGTTCTTCCACGACGAGCCGATCGACCTGATCGAGCAGCGCATCGACCTGGCCATTCGCGTTGGTGCGCAGGAAGATTCCAGCCTGGTGGCCCGACCGCTTGGCGACTGGCCGATGCTGCTGTGCGTGGCGCCGGCCTACCTGGCGCGCTGTGGCACGGTGCAGGGGCCGGCGCAGCTGAGCAGCCTGGACTGGCTGAGCCTCAGCCACGACCGCGCCCAGCAGCTCACCCTGCTCGGCCCGGGCGGCGTTCAGCAACGCCTGCGCATCGAGAGCCGGGTGGCCTGCAACAGCATTCTCTCGGTGCGACAGTTCACCCTGGCCGGCATGGGCGTATCGGTGCAGCCGGAGCCGGAGATCCGCGCCGAGCTGGCCAGCGGTGCCCTGCTGGTGCTGCTGCCGGAGTGGCAGCTGGCGCCGGTCGGCATCCATATCGTCACCCCGCGCCGCGATGCGCAACCGGCCAAGGTGCGCTACGCCATCGCCGCGCTACGGCGCAGCCTGCTTGCCGGATAGCGGAGGAGGCTGGCAGCGCGGCGGATTTGCCGTATAACGGCAACTTGTATCAGCTCAGACAGGAACCCTAGTCAGCGCAATGAAAACCCCGAAACGCCTGGAACCCTTGCTCGAAGACGGTCTGATCGACGAGGTGGTTCGTCCGCTGATGAGCGGCAAGGAAGCTGCGGTCTATGTGGTGCGCTGTGGCAGTGAGCTGCGCTGCGCCAAGGTCTACAAGGAGGCCAACAAGCGTGGCTTCCGCCAGGCCGCCGAGTATCAGGAAGGGCGCAAGACGCGTAACAGCCGCGATGCGCGGGCCATGGCCAAAGGCAGCAAATACGGGCGCAAGGAGCAGGAGGATGCCTGGCAGAACGCCGAAGTGGCGGCACTGTTCCGCCTCGCTGCGGCCGGTGTGCGAGTGCCCAAGCCCTACGACTTCCTCGATGGCGTGCTGCTCATGGAAATGGTCGACGACGGCAGTGGCGATGCCGCTCCGCGCCTCAACGATGTCGACCTGTTGCCCGAAGATGCCCGCGAATTCCACAGTTTCATGATCGGTGAGATCGTCAAGATGCTGTGTGCCGGCCTGGTGCATGGCGACCTGTCGGAGTTCAACGTACTGCTCGACCCCAACGGCCCGGTGATCATCGACCTGCCGCAGGCGGTGGATGCGGCGGCCAACAACCATGCCTTCAGCATGCTCGAGCGCGACGTGCGCAACATGGCCGAGTACTTCGGCCAGTTCGCCCCGGAGCTGCTCTACACCAAGTACGCCAAGGAAATGTGGGCGCTCTACGAGGAAGGCAAGCTGACCCCGGACAGCGTGCTCACTGGCCAGTTCGCCGAGCCGGAGGAGAGCGCCGACGTCGATGCGGTGATGCGCGAGATTCGCGCCGCCCTGGCCGAGCAGGCGCGCCTGGAAGCGCTGCGCGGGGCCGAGGATGCACCGCGCGACGAGCCACCGCCGCCGCCCTGGATGCAGCACTGAGCAACTGTTAGGCGGCAACTGTAACGGGCGCAACGCCCGGCCTGCTGCTAGTGTGCGGGGATTCGTTCCGGAGCCCCGCCATGTCCCTGCCGCATATCTTCCTGGCCCTGCTGGTGACCCTGATCTGGGGCATCAATTTCGTGGTGATCAAGGTCGGCCTGGAAGATTTCCCGCCGCTGTTGTTCTGCGCCCTGCGCTTCGCCCTGGCGGCGCTGCCGCTGTTGTTCCTGCGCGGGCCGCTACCAGCGCCCGGCTGGCGCATCGTGCAGATTGGCGTGCTGCTCGGGGTGATCAAGTTCGGCCTGTTGTTCGTCGGCATGCACCTGGGCATGCCGGCCGGGCTGTCGTCGCTGGTGCTGCAGAGCCAGGTGTTCTTCACCGTGCTGATCGCCGCCCTGGTGCTCGGCGAGCGGCCCGGCGCACGAGCCCTGGCCGGGCTGGCGCTGGCGGCTAGCGGGCTGCTGCTGATCGGCGTGCAGCGGCCGCTGGGCGACAGTCTGCTGGGTTTTGCCCTGGTGGTGCTGGCAGCCCTGGCCTGGGCCTGCTCGAACATCGCCACCAAGCGTTCCGGGGCCAGCGACATGCTGCGCCTGATCTGCTGGGTCAGCCTGGTGCCAGTGCTGCCGCTGCTGGGGCTGTCGTGGCTGTTCGAGGGGCCGCAGGCGATTGGTGCGGCTCTGGTGCACCTGAGCTGGCGTGGTGTCGGCGCGCTGCTGTACATCGCCTTCCTCGCCACCACGCTGGGCTTCGCCATCTGGAGTTTCCTGCTGCGTCGTTACCCGGCCAGCCAGGTCACGCCGTTCGCCCTGGCGGTGCCGGTATCCGGTCTGCTGGCCGGTTGGCTGCTGCTCGGCGAGGCGCTGGCGCCCCTGGGTTGGCTGGCCTGTGTGCTGGTGTTCGGTGGCTTGGCGATCACCGTCGTGCCGTGGCGTTTTACGCGGCTGCTGAAAGACCCTGCAGCCCAGTAAATACGAGGCTTCGCGCTAATAGGAATCGCTCCGCGAGCGGCTGTATTTTCCTGCTTGACCATTGTCCGAACACGGCCGAAGCTTGCCCTCTGATCTGCCGTTTCGTGAAGGAAATTCCCATGCAAGGCTCGACCGAAGTCGTCGAATATCTCAAGGATCTGCTGCGTGGCGAGCTGGCTGCCCGCGACCAGTATTTCCTCCATTCGCGGATGTACCAGGACTGGGGTTTCGAGAAGCTCTACGTACGCCTCAACCACGAGATGGAAGAGGAAACCGAGCACGCCGATGCCCTGCTCAAGCGCATCCTGTTCCTCGAAGCCACGCCGAACATGACGCCGAAGAAGATCCATCCCGGTGCCAACGTGCCGGACATGCTGCGCGCCGACCTCAAGCTCGAATACGAAGTGCGCGAGGCCCTGGCCAAGGGCATCGCCCTGTGCGAGAAGCACGGCGACTTCATCAGCCGGGAAATCCTCGAAGTGCAGCTGCACGACACCGAGGAAGATCACGCCTACTGGCTGGAGCAGCAGCTCGGCCTGATCGACCGCATCGGCCTGCAGAACTACCTGCAATCGCAAGCCTCCTGAGCCTGCGGCAGGCATGAAAAAAGGGAGCTTCGGCTCCCTTTTTCGTTTCTGCTCCCACCCTTCCTGCGTCTGCTTCGGCACCGCCTGCTGTGCGCGTTCCCATTTCGCCCGGCAGGGCCTCGGCGCATCTCGCGATTAGCAGAGACAGATCTTTTTGTTAATAATTCCGGAATGAGATTTTATAGTTTATGATAATGATTCTCGCCAACATTATAATTAATGGTAGTAGTCGTAATGTCCGATCTCGTAACCCTGCGCCAGCACGGCGCCGCTCTCCCGCGCTCGTCCATGGCCCTGCGTCCGCTGGCCCTGACCGTGCACATGCTGGCTGTCGGCATGGCTTTCGCCGCGCCGCTCGCACAGGCACAACAGGCTGCAGCCGAAGAAGCGGTGACCCTGGATGCGCTGTCCATCACCGGCGAGGCCGAGCGAGATGATCGCGCTGTCACCGAGGACTCCCAGTCCTACACCAGCGGTGCCGCCCGCACGGCCACGCCGCTGAGCATGTCCCTGCGCGAAACCCCGCAGTCGGTCACCGTGGTCACCCAGCAGCGCATCGAAGATCAGGATCTGCAGACCATCACCGACGTGGTCAACAACACCACCGGTATCTCGCTGAACCGTTACGAGACCAACCGCGGCCAGATCAACGCCCGTGGTTTCGAGCTCAACTCGCTGATGATCGACGGTGTGCCGACCATCTATGAGCAACCGTGGAGCTCCGGCGAAATCTTCGGCAGCCTGGCCATGTACGACCGCGTCGAAGTGGTGCGCGGTGCCAACGGCCTGATGACCGGTGCCGGCGACCCCTCTGCGTCCCTCAACATGGTGCGCAAGCGTGCCAGCAGCAAAGAGCTGAAGGGTTCGGTCGAAGTCAGTGCCGGCACCTGGGACACCTATGGCTCCCTGGGCGATCTGTCCTTCGCGCTGAACGAAGAGGGCACTATCCGGGCTCGTCTGGTTGGCGAGTACAACGAAGGCGACAGCTGGATGGACAAGAACTCCAACCAGCGCGAAACCTTCTACGGCACCATGGATGTCGACCTGACTCCCGACACCACCCTGTGGTTCGGTGTCAGCAACCAGGACAACAAGACCGACTCGCCAATGTGGGGCGGTCTGCCGGTGTGGTACACCGACGGTAGCCGCACCCACTGGAGCCGCTCCAAGACCACCTCGGCGGAGTGGAGCAAGTGGAACACCACCTACGAAACCTACTTCGTCAACCTGGAT
The window above is part of the Pseudomonas alcaligenes genome. Proteins encoded here:
- a CDS encoding PA4780 family RIO1-like protein kinase; protein product: MKTPKRLEPLLEDGLIDEVVRPLMSGKEAAVYVVRCGSELRCAKVYKEANKRGFRQAAEYQEGRKTRNSRDARAMAKGSKYGRKEQEDAWQNAEVAALFRLAAAGVRVPKPYDFLDGVLLMEMVDDGSGDAAPRLNDVDLLPEDAREFHSFMIGEIVKMLCAGLVHGDLSEFNVLLDPNGPVIIDLPQAVDAAANNHAFSMLERDVRNMAEYFGQFAPELLYTKYAKEMWALYEEGKLTPDSVLTGQFAEPEESADVDAVMREIRAALAEQARLEALRGAEDAPRDEPPPPPWMQH
- a CDS encoding response regulator, whose product is MLRLCLLLLCLWPVLASAGLPLSEQEQAWIAAHPRVRVGLERSGWPPFDVIDAQGRHRGLSGDYLALLGQRLGLQFEPVLLDDWDAAMQALREGKIDLLPSVAMTPERQAYMAFTQPYLVSSSLIFTRSDVAVQRPGDLAGKRVAIERGYVLQQALHDKVPQAQLLEVADTEAALRAVSSGRADAYVGDMIVASYLIRELNLTNLELRGETGLSTSEFRFATTIAQTQLVALLDKALASLSEEEQQAIKERWLPPLTAFNWRRLLQVGWPYLLGLLGLIAFVLWWNRRLAVQIAERQRAEAEAQRQRSTLAALIDAIPDPIWFKDPDGRYIGINQACAELFGQSREAIKGRRDEELLHPEWAASRTEHDLTALNWTGPYESEGWVLYPDGRRAVFDTLRTTFHDERGQLLGLVGVSRDITVRKQTEAELARAKELAEEAARLKSDFLANMSHEIRTPMNAIIGMSHLALKTELNPRQRDYLGKIQQAGQHLLGIINDILDFSKIEAGKLSIERIDFDLQQVLENLSNLIGDKVASKGLELVFNLDPELPLQLVGDPLRLGQILINYANNAVKFTEQGEVEVILRAEQRSAEQVQLYLAVRDTGIGMSAEQMSRMFESFQQADSSTTRKYGGTGLGLAICKSLAEAMGGSVGVDSELGRGSLFWCRLPLGIAGEQGQRLLAQADLRGRRVLVADDNDSARQVLREMLGSMSFEVEAVDSGKAALQQLQEAAQRGAPYELLILDWQMPGMDGLETARRVAELGLQPAPHLLMATAYGREEVLVGAPRVGIEEVLLKPLNPSLLFDAVIRSLGGEGQLQRYGRLPAGDALPNFGGQRVLLVEDNELNREVACGLLQESGLLIDQAEHGGIALELLRSQVVDHYAAVLMDMQMPVLDGIAATLAIRAEPRFAELPIIAMTANAMPADRERCLAAGMNDHLSKPIDPAELWQTLERWLAASAQPLAPLPAAQPALAWNLPGVDVASGLRRVLGKPELYQRLLGKFAASQADFPTQLRAALAGGSLESAERLAHSLKGLAGNLGANDLATQAAALESAIKDARHDELAALLGELEATLARLLAAIAAQFPAHAEAAVGALDEAQLQPLCRQLAQLFEEDDPRAGKLFDEQAELLRSAFTDDYAKLAAAVRGFDFERALELLRQAATRRQLTF
- a CDS encoding NAD(P)-dependent oxidoreductase — protein: MKIALIGATGYVGAALLEEALNRGHQVTALVRQPQKLPQHERLTAVAADVRDEAALAVQLRGHDAVLSAFNPGWDQADIRAQFIAGSQAIVAATKAAGIKRLLVVGGAGSLFVAPGLQLIDTPDFPAAYKEGAEGARQALNQLRDEQELEWTFLSPAALLQPGPRTGQFRLGGEQLLMDGAAPAHISVADLAVALLDETEQPQHIRQRFTAAY
- a CDS encoding EamA family transporter, producing MSLPHIFLALLVTLIWGINFVVIKVGLEDFPPLLFCALRFALAALPLLFLRGPLPAPGWRIVQIGVLLGVIKFGLLFVGMHLGMPAGLSSLVLQSQVFFTVLIAALVLGERPGARALAGLALAASGLLLIGVQRPLGDSLLGFALVVLAALAWACSNIATKRSGASDMLRLICWVSLVPVLPLLGLSWLFEGPQAIGAALVHLSWRGVGALLYIAFLATTLGFAIWSFLLRRYPASQVTPFALAVPVSGLLAGWLLLGEALAPLGWLACVLVFGGLAITVVPWRFTRLLKDPAAQ
- a CDS encoding HD domain-containing phosphohydrolase: MDGILDRADQPLILVVDDTPENLELMSALLMDHYRVKVASSGVKALRIAAGSQPPDLILLDIMMPEMDGYEVCRLLKVNPATADIPVVFLTAKTEVADEQQGFDLGAVDYITKPISPPIVLARVHAQLQLKASADFLRDKSEYLELEVRRRTRDIQRLQEVTIEAMASLAAMRDNPCSRHLARVEPYMTALAKALAYQQPDLAAELGAERCAQLGKSALLHGIGKLVLPDRILLSPVPLQGADLQLLHRHAEAGRDALLAAEAKLGNSTDFLRDARDIVYSQHEHWDGSGYPEGLRGEQIPLAARLMALVGCYEELTSRHPYRQPVNHPEALAQISAASGTRFDPSVVLAFIEVEQDFAGIAMRLADDAASINCELQRLDDSLGESIELTLPPS
- a CDS encoding LysR family transcriptional regulator, coding for MEQLKRMALFATVVDKGSMVGAAEALGMSPSAVSQQIGKLEQVTQVSLLHRTTRKLTLTEAGASFYQSCKQIVELAEQAEQRLAELRDAPVGELRIAAPVGFSGPLLTDALAPLLRAHPGLSLRLFFHDEPIDLIEQRIDLAIRVGAQEDSSLVARPLGDWPMLLCVAPAYLARCGTVQGPAQLSSLDWLSLSHDRAQQLTLLGPGGVQQRLRIESRVACNSILSVRQFTLAGMGVSVQPEPEIRAELASGALLVLLPEWQLAPVGIHIVTPRRDAQPAKVRYAIAALRRSLLAG
- a CDS encoding DUF2218 domain-containing protein translates to MTTFTTSAHVNTDTPARYISRLCKHFAHKLPVSFDEQQGRIEFSAGVALLQADAQGLTLRVESAAREDLERLQGVVASHFERVAWQEALTLDWQPGA
- the bfr gene encoding bacterioferritin, with the protein product MQGSTEVVEYLKDLLRGELAARDQYFLHSRMYQDWGFEKLYVRLNHEMEEETEHADALLKRILFLEATPNMTPKKIHPGANVPDMLRADLKLEYEVREALAKGIALCEKHGDFISREILEVQLHDTEEDHAYWLEQQLGLIDRIGLQNYLQSQAS